ACTGTCAATCAACTTAATTTTAAGTTAAGTTCATATAGAATTTTTGTTAGCTAGAttataacttttgtaatttaaaaaagaagaagatggttTTCCGAGTATTACATTGTAAAAGAAGACTACTTTAAGCTTTAGCTCGTGTGATCGATAAGCTTGATGACTGATTAACTTATTGGTTGTGAGTTCAAGTTCTATGATGAACACTTTGTAAATCCGTGTGAAATTTGTGTGAATCTATTTATTAGTTcttgaaaatattataaatgatGCCATATTACACATTACGATATCTTCGACTCTCTTATATCAAACTTGAAATCCgctttaaaagtataaaaatatcataGAAATAAATGAAGTCACGaagatatataaagtatatttgtatttgtattgtcatattGTTACCCGCGTTATAGAGCGGTGGTTGTGGCGACGACGATGTAGTGGTGgaggcgactgttggtggtagatgagGTGTTGAGTGGtgttgataattgatataaacgtaattaatataaatggttaatggagatattaaaaaagataaatgattaaagTGTAATTTTAgcattaatgttaagggtagtgtaagtgaaaatattttaaggggtgctatgtgaaaatattacatatttttcaacacaaaataaagtgttattttcttataaatataaatataaatatatttatatttatatttatattaattacggATATTATGCTACTATATAGAGTGCTACTATAGATACACCGTCAACGGTTCATAAAAACACATATGAAACGCcccgttttatgtaaaatgaaGCGTTTATCATcccgttttatataaaacgccGCGTTTAGCTAGTCTATAGATAGTAAAAGCTATAAGGAGAATTACACGTGGTCTGACGCACATGTCAGTCATTCCCCCGTTTTATGTaccgttttacataaaacgctaCGTATTAGGTTAAACGATACCTAAAACGGGGGAATGACTGACATGTGTGTGAGACCACGTGTAATTTTTCTTATAGCTTTTATTATCTACACACCGGTCAAACGCaacgttttatataaaacgggGCGATAAACGCGCCGTTTTGCATAAAACGGGGCATTTCGGATGTGTTTCTGAAACAGGTGATGTGTATAGATAGCCGTTTCCACTATATAACTATTTtcgtttattaagttaaaattaaatGCACGTCGTTTTTTTCGTATGTAAACAACAAATGTAGGACAAACTTCCAAAGGGTGAAAAGGAACAAAAAGATGCCTCTAaattattatagttataataaTTGATGATTCAGGTAAGTGACCAAATAGCATAAGGTTAAAGGAAAATCTGAACATGAAACTGGCAAACAAAATGGGTTGGTGAATAGGGTATGGGAAAAATAGAAACAATTCTGAATCATGTAAAAACTTTCGCAATAAAGTATTTCAGCTCAGTATATATGTCACCTTCTTAAGAGTTACACAAAATCTTTAAATGGAATAAGTCAAAAGTGATCACTTTAATATAGGCAATTAAATTTAGAATAAAAACAGAGAGTATATGCATAAAACATTACACATATCTTTGAGACAAGAATCATGTTATATAATACATGAAAGGtcatactttttataatatgaAATTTAACACTTTTTGGCAAATAGGTGCAAATAGATGGATGCATACTTGCATCCCCATACTTGCATCCCCTCTGCAAATGGAACCGATAATCATACCAcataagtttattaatttacctaagtattataacatattatacAAACAGTTAATGTAAAGTTGTGGTAGCTTAATCAACTTATGTGGTAcgattatcattttcctttgaaataggTGTGTCTCTGTGAAAGGTTGGTAAATCTAGATAGTTTATACGAGTATTGACCTCTCACTCTCGTaactcatatttaagtttaggaaaatgctaaatgcagCCTTTAAGGCTtgcataaaaaacttgtacattttatatcaaaaattcacCATTTAAATTTTATGCTAAGTGTACAATTATTTAACGCACCTTAATTGCAACCTTAATGGATGCGTGCAACAAAACTCTTAAGTTTAACCTGAAATCCGTTTGTCTCAAGTAAACCACAATTATACAAAACAGCTGATAACATTAaaatcaccaacaaactatTTGACTAATAacataataagaacaagatgaATAGCTATTCgttaattttttataagtaCAATCTAACATATTATTCTTAaataatttgtgattttgtgTAGTGTATCTTGATTTCATGTCAACTTTCATCACATATAGATGTCATGCATCTGACATTCGAAACCGGCTATATATAAAACAAGATTAGTAATTCTCAAACCacattatcttcttcttctttgaaaCATAGAATTAATGTCGTTAGAAATATCACATCTTAAACTACTCCTGATTCTTTTATTTGTTGTGCTCACAAGAAGCAAGATAATCATGGTTCTCCTATATTGTCACTATCTTTTGAACGAGGAGCGTAAGCCCACCAAGCTAAAAAAATCAAACCCTGACCAGgaagtattagcggcgacgtcacCGCTAATACTGCGGGCCCCCATATCCGTAATGGTTAATCTGGCAGAGAAAATAGCGGccccctgtcagtgtcagagtattagcggcgacgttgCCGCAAATGCCTTGGTCGGGTTGACTTTTGTCTGATGGTGTTACCCTGTGCCCTTTTGAAATAGTTCAAGCTTTGATCATGTGATGTGACTGACTCTTTGGGAAACTATTGGTATAGCGTCATTATTATCTTGTGATTAAGGTAGATTAACCATGTCATTTTTTATGTTTGGAATTTGCTTAGCTCATATGTGGCTTTCGTACCTTATAAATTTGACTGAAATCCCTATTACGACTTTTAAAAGCATAGAAAACGACaacaaattatacatatttctGCCTTTTAAAAACAATGATGTGTTAATTGTAAATGTTGGTTGATATTGTTGGTTTAAAGCaagtgaagaaaagaaaaaaaaaactaggttGTTGGACAACTGGATATGTCGTGCATAAAATCATATGGACTTATTGAAATATGGTATACCATTTAGCATTAACTTTCCAGTCCGTTGCTAAATATATAGTTAGGtaattatttataacttatatataaattaaagacTTAATAGTTATCAGACATCACCCCGTTACATAATATCGTTATAGTGTAAagtgaaattaaattaaatttgaaatgattttCTCACTATCTTTTATGCCATATTGTAATATACTCGGACTCGGCGAAAATAATAGAAGGGCTTATAAGAGACGGAAATAATAGAGGCTTATTAGAGAAGAACTGACTCAAACTCGTATCATCTTGTTAGAACAATATGTACTAAGCATGGAAGGTAGGATTCTTGCCGATATTGGTGCATAATTATGGTCCCTTGATGAAGTTTAACGAGCATCATGGTATTCTGCCATCATGGTTTTAGCACATGCACACGTACTAACACCACAACCACTACCGCCTATATTACTCTCAACACGCATCTAACATTTTCACTAGAGTAGCATGTATCATTGTTGTCTTGATCATTCAAAAAGGTGATTACCATTGATGTGACCAACAGCAGAAACATGTTCGTGAATACACGTTACACACCCAGATATGATCATATCAGCATTACTGCACTGGTAGTAACCATTTCGATTACTTCACTGTGTATAAGTAAAAAATTGCGACAAATTTAAACGGCACAATACAATGAACACTCCTCAAAATAGCAACAAAAGTATGTTTTCTGTAAGATCCAAAAGTAATAGATGTAACTATGAAAGTTTAAATCTAATGTTACTGGCGCTACTACAGAATAGACATTCCCTCCCCAAAGTTAGCATGTTTCACATGTGAAAAAGAAAGTAAACTCAGCATGCAAAGATGGTGCATATCCAAGCTGTGTCGGAGCTTGGAAGACTACAACAAGAGGAAATCAAACATCACTGTAAACACGTAGTTACCCCTGGTTTCTATCAGTTATCAGGCAAAAGCAGACAAGATGTTTTTCTTGAGGGTGAACTCATCGGCCTTCAAAGGACTTATAGACTGCAAAGTAGACACAAAACACACAATCAGATTTTTATTCCCATTTGAAGTTAAGTTGGAGTTACGCTGTAAAGCTGATGTTGGAAGTCCTAGATTTAAAATAGGTATCAACACATTTGCTCTAAAAACAATGATGGTGGAAATACGATTTTTACAACTGTTACAGTTGCAGCTACTGATTGCTATGACAAGATGCATTACTTATGAATTCCACAGATTTTTCAACTTAGAATCGCAACATATTATGTCGTCAACGACAGGTCGACAGGGAGCGCTACTTTATAGATGACAACAAGGTAAATTCCAGTAAAAGCTAGAATTTTTTATAATGAAGTGTTTTTGGATTACCCTGAGCAAGTTTACCAATTTCCTAACCCACACTCCCTgaataaaatgtataaataacaAAGTGAATAATTGACCAGTGATTAATTGACTTGTACCTTGGCAAGAATACGCTCTAGACGTTGAATCTCATTCTTCGCATAATCATTGCCTTTGCTCAGACTACTCTTGGCAATTTTCACATATATCTTGCCGTATCTGAGATGCATAATGAAACCCAAGTGTCAAATGTGATGGCATATTACCAAAAAATACGCATAATATTACACAATTATGTTTAAGAAACTACTTAAGGGGGTGCTTGGTTGGGGGTATTTAGGGGTAAGGAATGAGTAATATAATGAATAATTGTGCTTGGTTAGAAAAAAAGTGGTTAATGAATACTATAAGTGGGTAATGGATCATTATAGACTAACTTGGGGGTAATAACTATCATTACCCAGGAAACAATGTTACTCCCACTTTGCCGTGATTTTCATTCTCAAACTAGTAACTACACCTaatatggttttaaaaaaacaatattatccATGTGCCAtaatttgtaatatatatacattgtatATATCATTCCAGCACGTAAACAAATGCATAACAGTAAATAAATCTGTGTACtagttatattaatttatatattattataattataaatatactatGTATAATTGATAAAtcgatatataaatataattagaacttctaataaatagttatttttacacttatttaataaaattctatatattttatatgtttgtaaaataaactaatttaaCCAACGAACATTAATAGTAATGGAATACTCATTACATTTCTTAGCATTCcctaatatatacataataatcaaAACAATGTATACGAGAAGCTGGATAAAAAGATACCTTGCAGCAGAACCCGTGAGCTTTCCAACTTCCTCCTCAATCTTAGCATATACTGCTTTCTTTTCATCACTACCAGCAGTAACAAACTCTTTCACTAAGCCCTCCAACTCTGCAATTAGACCAGCCTACATTGAAAGAAAAAGTTGTTAGATGGATAATGCATAAATCGCTACAAAACTCAACTACTAGATTAGGCACTGACATTGGAGGTAAGCTGCCCTTTTCCATCTCGGCTAGTACCACACTTTTCGTTAATGAAGGTCACAAAACTATCTAGATCACGTCCTCCATCGTAGTCTTCTCCATCTTTGTTGTTCTTGGGGAAGAACTTAATAGTTGGATAACCACTGACACCATACCTACAGAAGCCaatcttataaataaataaaagataattttatGGAAATACCGAAACCACAATTAATCATCATCCTTTCGCTTTTAGTTCTTGCTCATAGAGCATAAATTTTCTTTCTACCAAAAACCATGTTTATCTTTGTTCCTTACTTTTCGGCAAAATTCTTGTAATTGTCAGCATCAAGATTGGCAATAACTACATCTTCCTCATTTTTGAATGCTGATGCAAGAGTTTCATAAGTCTGCgatgaaaaagagaaaattagCATATTGCATTTGTACCATTAGGGTCCAGACAGCACTAAAGGTAGCAATTTCAACGCATATACTTAGGATTGACTTcagttatattttatttcaaagtaATTAATTACAATTGTTACAAAGAGAAAGTCAAATGGGGATCCAAATTCGTCTGAAagtattattttgtatatatttattgcaGGTTAACttacttaaaaacaaaaactctgATAGCTATTGCAGTATCTTATTTGGTGAATACAATTAGtacattataatataatataagtttatgaaaaaattaaacaagtaCAAGAATTGTTTGTCAGTAAACCCAACCCGTTGTAACACCATATATTCAACCCACTATTTTGCCACCTCTTGTCGGCACAAATAAAGTAAGAGCTTAGATACTTAGATACATACAGGAGCAAGGCTCTTGCAATGACCACACCTGCAATAGGAGAAAAGATCATATAAGATGCAAAAAACATCGAACATTGAATTAATTGCCAGGATGACACTGAAGGCCTTTTACACCTTGGCTGATGGTCGAGCTTTTATCTCATTATTTTATTGAGGAATAAAAGAGAATTATGAGAATGTGAAAGctataacaaaatcaaacatgACTAACCATGGTGCATAAAACTCGACCAATACATCCTTTTTGCTATTCAATACAATTTCCTCGAAGTTGTCAGAATTTAGCACCACAACACTTGAGGGAACTGAAGCTATCTTTACATTGGTACctgaaaatgaaacaaaatagGAAATATTAAACACAACAAATAACCCTCATTTGTAGTAttaagacaaaaaaaaaggtataaatgAGAATCTCACAGGTTTATTTTAACATACTAAAAAGGATAAGGTGTAGAGAGACGCATAAATGAGcaattttattatatagtttAAGCTCTAAGCCATGTCCGTCTACTATAGTAGCTACTTTTTCTCTTACCATTCCCCTAAGGTCTATGCCAAGATTTTTCTGTATACTCTCCAAATTCACCTATTTATAACTTATGTTAGTGTATATCTGAGTTACAatctcttttccttttctttctatAGTTCCTTTCTTTTTATTCCCTCATGAAATGCTATAAAATGATGTTTCTTCCACCAGAAAGAACTAAAGGGTTTTCCTTGAGACGTATCCTGCTGTAAAGAACTAAAGGGTTTTCCTTGAGACGTATCCTGCTGTCATGAAGAAACACTGACTAGCAAAGAGCATGCATGTCAAGAAACTCCAGCTCACGTTCTTTATCATGCTCAACTAAACACAGGATCGTCCTGAGTTGAGACTACTTGCTCCCATACATGCGAACGTTAAGATCACTATGTGGTCCCTTACACTCTTGGTATGACATTCTTGACCCACTGTTCATATCCTTTAGTATGATAATATTTTCAATAACATTTATAAGTCTGTATATGTGATTACATTCATTGCATGAAAATGACACTTATGGATCTCCTTGTGGAACAGTTATTAGTCTTTCTTGCATTAGAAAGAAAGATCATAAAGAAATGGCAACCTTAATTAATAATCTGAGAAGGTTCAGTAGTAAGGTGTACAATGTACATATAATAGAAAcatgaaaataatcaataaagAAATAGTGATGTTGACAATTACCTCCTTCTTGATTTACAAACTCGATAAGTGCTTCAGCAGTGCGAGCGCCTTCATACCTAAAGGAAGAGTTAACAAATGGATGCTTGCTTTAGCAACAACAAATGATAATAGAAGAATTGAAGGAGAAAAGACCTCAATATAATAACTAATGCATAAAGTAAATGAAGAATACAATGCTAAATGAGATATTTCTGAAGAATATAGACGGATATCGACAAGAAAATAGAAGATAGCATTACACCTACTTTTTAGGTTCCAAAGATCCCTTGGGAAACCATTGGATGGTGGGGTAACCAGAAACCCCGTATTTGCTACAAACACTCTTATGGTCATCACAGTCAACCTGCCAACAGCAAAGACAGTAAAGATACATAAATTTCTCAAAAACATAAGGAGGAAAGAGgatattaattaacaaacaacaaaaaccaTCTCTTCCCAGTTGCCACTGAAATCGTAAATTTAACTAAGCGTACCATGTATCACATTACAAACACAAGTTTCATAACAATAATTACAACAGGCTAGCTCAGGAAGACGAACatcaaaatattttcataataaGGATCAACTTAGCAGACCCAGTTTGATCATTTTGGCATGTCACTATAACCCATACGCATAACACCCATCCAAGTTTGGAAATATAAATACAACAATGAGTGGTTCAAATATATTATACCGACATACCGTGACGACTAAATTAAAGATCCTAcgagttctccattcaaaacTGGATTAAAGAAAAAGGATCAAACAAATTGTCATACCTTTGCGATCACAACAGATTTGGACTTTTTAAAGCTTGCGCCAAGTTTTTCATATTCAGGAGCTAGCTTCTTACAGTGTCCACACCTGTGccacaataataattatacaCATAGCTCCCCAAACACTTTACGGAAACATATTTATTCAACATCGTTCGTTCACACACTATTCGTAAAGGAATCTTCTTACGCCTAATTCCGATTACTTTTTGGCTGGTTTGTTCCTAACTACATGTTTAGCTTCACTTCAACATTCATCGATTATACAGCACATAATCCATATCTAtctacaatatatgtatattttaaggGAAAAGTGAATACAAGGCTGTCCGGCAcccaagcttaggtgtggagcccctcacatacaaattgttttacattttttcattaacgaataaatgtttgggccccatgaattttatggactAAAAAAACATTACGTGAGTGTTCCACAATCCAcactaagcttaggtacctaaccaCCTCTATTTAGCATATATGTAGCTCAAacttaaaacacttaaaaccAACCGACCAACAATATCTCAACCTAACAACTCAGATCTACATCAAATCAGCTAtaacaacaaaacaaatatatacatgataataTAATcgattaaataaatgaaaaaaataaaatcagatCGTTACCAAGGAGCGTAGAACTCAACGAGAGCGCCGCGATCTTGACCGACTTCTTTCTCAAAATTATCTTCTGTTAATACAGTGACGTCAGCGACGGCGTAAGTTAAGAAAAACACTGCTAAGGTTGCTAACGTTAAACAGATCGTTAATCTCGACATTTTTtgttattgtgttttttttggtTGGATGATTGTATgtagagaaagaaagaaagaggggTTTTATAAAATGAGAGTGGGTTAAAGAACAAGTCTTGTACGTGAAGGTTTTGGGTCCGTTTGTTGACTTTTCTTTACTAGTCAATCAATACCTCaatatccttttcttttctttctttctaaataatactaaaatacaGGGATTGTGCATGGTCCAGATCGGATGGTTTTAACTAAGAATTTCGTCCAAACTAATAATAACGGTTTAATGTTTTTTCAAACCAAACCGTCCAAATTAGTGTCTtaaaccaaaccaaccaaaactaATTAAACCAATTTGGTTTTGGTcggtttattttttataaatatataaataaaatcatgtgCTTATAGCTAACTAACAAACTAAGATATAGTAAAATTATTATTGATAGTTTTTGGCGATGGTTAtcaaattgatataaaagttttgaaaagatAATTATGTATAACatgttaaaaactttatatatattcagagGAACAAActaaaatgttttttataatacaattataaatGAATTAACAAAATCTagtaaataaaagttaaagttaatttttatcaattaaaattAGTAGTTAAATGCCTTACGATGAAataaatagatttttattaagaataggaaaatatataaatataaaattatatataaattataaagtgTAAACTAATCATTTTGCATCTTGAATATCTAAGTAATTCAATAAGGACTTGAACTGTTTATTAGATGTTATAAATAAAGTTGTAACACTATTCATATGTTAATAcagaaaacatataaaaataaataaaccaaGATAGTTTACATTGTCTAGAATAAGAATCGGTcaaattgtttaattttaaaataattgtttACTTTGAGTTTTGTCAAAGTTATAGTTAGCATACATCTAGAATAAAGATCTGTCAAATTGTTTATTTGCAATGTAGTTGTTTACTTTGAGTTTTGTCAAAGTTACATGTATTATAACAAAACCAAAGAGCCCAAATTTTTGACCAATTGAAATGTAAACGTAAGTTTGAGGAGTTTTATCTTGTAAatcatataactttttaatgTACTCTTTCTAGAGAAAGTTCTTATTTTTGTAGATGATGACATGTATAGATTTTGTTATGCAAAATGACATTTTGTAAGTACTAACATTTAGGATTTGAtcaaaaattaagtttttaactgaagtaaaaaaatgaaactcaAGATATTGTATATATGTCGAATGGAATAAGCAAAAACGTTAATGATCAATAAATGAAATGAATCGAAGACTCAAACTGTGACTCGTATGTGACAACCGCGTCAAATTGTCATTCCTTTGTAGGTAAGtatatcaagtatatatatatacattataccaTTCGCCAATGCCAATAAGTGATTTCAGTGTACAATTTCCTATATAACTAAttcttttcaaaagaaaattttcTCTACAAATCTTTATTGTTTCTTTAATTCTTTTGTATTAGtatttgtgtatgtgtatatatatttcaattattattatgatcgAGGGCTTAAATCCAGTTCGTTAGACGGCGAGGTGAAGAGAAGTTGTTTTCATGATTGAATTCGTTGATTTTATTAAAGAGTTAAATTATAAATAGTAGATGATTAC
The sequence above is drawn from the Erigeron canadensis isolate Cc75 chromosome 4, C_canadensis_v1, whole genome shotgun sequence genome and encodes:
- the LOC122596016 gene encoding probable protein disulfide-isomerase A6, giving the protein MSRLTICLTLATLAVFFLTYAVADVTVLTEDNFEKEVGQDRGALVEFYAPWCGHCKKLAPEYEKLGASFKKSKSVVIAKVDCDDHKSVCSKYGVSGYPTIQWFPKGSLEPKKYEGARTAEALIEFVNQEGGTNVKIASVPSSVVVLNSDNFEEIVLNSKKDVLVEFYAPWCGHCKSLAPTYETLASAFKNEEDVVIANLDADNYKNFAEKYGVSGYPTIKFFPKNNKDGEDYDGGRDLDSFVTFINEKCGTSRDGKGQLTSNAGLIAELEGLVKEFVTAGSDEKKAVYAKIEEEVGKLTGSAARYGKIYVKIAKSSLSKGNDYAKNEIQRLERILAKSISPLKADEFTLKKNILSAFA